Genomic segment of Candidatus Flexicrinis affinis:
AGGCCGATATTGACCGCCCGGAACGTGTTCTCCAGCAGCTTGACCATCTCAGCCGACGTCGGCGACGACACCGGAATGACGTGATCGACGGCAGTACTGTACAAGGCAACTGCGACCTCCGTACACGCGGGCGTCACACCGCCGACGACCTTTGGCGTATTGCGAACGCCATAGGTCGGGTTAGACGGATCGATACGCTCGGGCGAGAAGGCGACGAACACATCTTCACCGGCCTTGAATCCGGCGTCCCGGAACTTCGGCTCGATCAACTCGTCGGTGGTACCGGGGTAGGTGGTGCTTTCGAGGACGACGAGCAAGCCTTCATGCGCCACCTCGGCGACGGCCTCGAGCGACTGGATGACGTACGACATATCCGGGTCTTTGGTCTTGCGCAGCGGGGTGGGCACGCAAATGCTGATCGCGTCGACCGTCTCAAGATCGCGGTAGTTGGTACTGGCGACGAACTTGCCGCTCTGCACCAACGGCGCGAGACGTTCGCTGGGGATATCGCCAACATAGCTCTTGCCGCTGTTAAGCAGCGCAACCTTCTCCGCGCTGACGTCAACACCGACCACGTGAAAACCGACTTCTGCGAACTCGACCGCAAGCGGCAGACCGACATAGCCGAGGCCCACGATTCCGACCCGCGCGTCACGCGTGCCGATCCGCCTCAGCAGTTCCTCTTTGTGAGACATTGGAAAGACAGTCCTTCGATCAGACGAACATAGCGCGATTATAGTGCCTAGATTTGCTCGAAAGAACGGCCAAAGTAGGCCATTGTGTCGGCTACCGCCGGCTGGGCCACGGTGAGCAGGACAGTGCCGTCGTCTCCTGCACGGGCGAGCGCAAGCGGAATGGCGGTCGCAATATCCGGCGCGAATTCGACGCCGATGGTTCGCCCGGCCGAGGCCAAAGCGGCCCGCGCGGCGGAAAGCGCCGTTGACTCGTCGGGGAATCGTATCGTGATGTTACGCTCGCTCGCTGTCAGGATGAGGTGATCGGCGGCGGATGCCATCAGCCGGTATGTCGCTTCGATATCGCGGTCGGTCGGTACCGCCCCGACGATCACGAGCGGGTGTGTGATGCGCGCCCGAACGCTGTCGAGATAGACGTGCAGCGACAGCGGATTGACCGCGCCGTCGACAAACACCTGCGGCCGATCGCCCAGCTTCTCGCACCGTCCCGGCCAGATGGCGGCCTCCAGCGCGGGAATCGACTGCGGGACAAAGTCCCCCCACGATACGCCCGGGCGTGTAAGTGCAGTGTGCAGGTGATGCGCCGCATGCAGCGACAGGCCGGCGTTGTCCACCGCGTATCGTCCATAGAACGGCAGACGTGCGATCCGATCGGAGTCCGGTAGCTGCATCAGTACGCCACGCTCCCAATCGCCCACGTACTGCCCCAGATCGGACGAATCCAAGAACTGGACGCTGGCCCCGATGCGCTCGGCTTCAAGTCGGATTTCCGTTTCGGCGTCGGGATGCTGTGGCAGGCTCAGGCCATAACCGCCCGGCTTGAGGATGCCCGCCTTGTGCCATGCGATGCGCTCGATCGTCGGACCGAGGTAACGCGTGTGCTCAAGGACCATTGGCGTGAACAACGACAGTCGGTTCGGCACGAGAATGTTGTCGTCAAATCGGCCGCCGCGGCCAACCTCGATCACGGCCGTGTCCACATCGTTTTCATCGAACCACGTCAATGCCAGCGCGAGGAAGATGCCCTGCGGGCTGAGATATGTACCGGCAGGCAGGTCCGCGACGACCGCGTCGACCGCGGGCGCGATCCGATCGACAAGCCGCAGGAAGTCGCCGGGCGGAATCGCTTTGCCGTTCACGCGAATCCGCTCGCGGTAGCTGATCAGGTGCGGGCTGGTGACGGTGCCGACGCGATGGCCAAGCTCGCGCAGGATGCGCGCGGTGAGGATTGTCACCGAGCCTTTGCCTTTGCTGCCGGTAACGACCGCGTACTCGCGCTGACGGCGCGGAAGGCCGAGGCGTTCCAGCAGCGCACGAGACGGGGCGATTTCCCGCGTGTTCTCATCGAGGCCGCGCGTTTGCCAACCGCTGGCGGCAATCGACTCGAAGATATACGTTACGGCGTCGGTTTCGTTGTCGAACCGCATGCGATGCGCTCTGGTTCGCGAGGATTAGCTGAACGGATAGATGTCGATGCCGAGCGCGGTCGCGGCCGCGACGATCAGCGGCGCGATCAGCAGCGCCGGCAGGAAGTTGGCGACGCGCGGACGCTTGATGTCGAGCAGGATGAGCGCCAACCCGATCAGGATCAATCCGCCGGTAGCTGTCATCTCGGTCACCATCATCTCGCTCATGAACTGGCCGGCGAACGAGCCGACCAGCGCGAGGCCGCCCTGAACGATCAGCACGGTGAACACTGTGAACACGACGCCAAGCCCGAAACTCGCGGCCAGCGCCAGCGCGGCAAATCCGTCGAGCACGCTCTTGATCAGAAGCTGCTCGAAGCCGATCGGCAGGCCCATGCCATCCTGAATCGAGCCGAGGATCGTCAGCGGGCCGACGCAGAACAGCAGACTGGCGGTGACAAAGCCCGTGATGAACCGCTGACGCGCGCTGTTGATAGCTTGTGCGTCGTCTGTGTCGGCACTAGAACGCCCGCCGACCCGCCGCTGCAACCACGCGGCGAGGCGATCCAGCGCGGCGTCGATGCGCAGCCATTCGCCAAGCAGGCCGCCAATAGCGATGCTGAACAGCGGAATAACGATGTTGCCTGACGATTGGCCGTTGCTGATGCCAACGATGAGCGTGACGAGGCCGAGGCCGGTGACGACCGTCTCGCGCACCCGAGTCGGAAAACGGTCGCCGATTAGCATGCCGAGCACGCTGCCGATCAGGACGGTCAGCGCGTTGAGAAGTGTGCCGCCCATGCGGGCCGCGCCTTTCGCGTGCGAACTACTCCGATGCGGACGAGTTGGCGAGGCGCTCCGCGTACTGGCGCTTGAAGTACTCCAGATACTCGCCGGTCTTGATCTTGCGCCACCACCACTCGTTGTTGACGTACCAGTCGACCGTGGCTTGCAGCGCGCGCGGCCAATCCCACTGGCGCTTCCATCCCAGCGCGCGCAGCTTGGCCGCGTCCATCGCATAACGCCGGTCGTGGCCTTCGCGGTCGGGGACGTGACGGATCAGCGAGCGCGGCTTGCCCACAGCGTCCAGCATGGCGTGGACTACGTCGATGTTGAACTGCGTGTTCTCGCCGGCAATGTTGTACGCCTCACCCGATTTGCCGTGGTGCAGCGCGACGTCGATGCCGGTGACGTGATCCTCGACGTACAGCCAATCGCGCATTTGCCTGCCGTCGCCGTAGACCGGCAGCGGGCGCTCGTCGATGGCCTCGGTGATGAACAGCGGCAGCAGCTTCTCGGGGTACTGATACGGGCCGAACGTGTTGCTCCCGCGCGTAATGACGGTGTCCATGCCGTGCGTGACCTGATACGAACGCACCATCAGCTCGCCGCCAGCCTTCGCTGCCGCGTACGGGCTGTTGGGCAGGAAGCGGTCGTCCTCGACCGACAGACCGCTTACGATGTCCCCGTAGACCTCGTCGGTGCTGACCTGAAGGAATCGGCCAATGCCGTGCTTCTTGCCCTCGTCGAGCAGGATGTACACACCGACCACGTCGGTATGGACGAAGGCATCAGGGGCGAGGATGCTGCGGTCGACGTGCGACTCGGCGGCGAAATTGACGATGGTGTCGATGTCGTACTGCTTGAGGATGTGGCTTACCGCGGCGCGGTCGGCGATGTCGGCGCGCTCGAAGCGGTAGTTCTCTTCGTCGTCGATGGGCAGCAGATTGTCGAGATTGCCGGCGTAGGTCAGCTTGTCCAGCACAATGATGTTGTAGTGCGGGTACGTCTCGACCATGTAGCGCGCGAACGCGCTGCCGATGAATCCCGCCGCGCCAGTGACCAGAATGTTCTTCATGAGTCGCTGCCCTTCTTCTTCGGTGCGGTGGTGCTTGCCTTAGGCTCGTCCTTCTTCAGAACATGCGTCAGGAGCGCTTCGGCCACGCCGTCCTCGTCGTTCGACGGTAGCACAGCCTTGGCCGCGGCCTTGAGCTTGGCGTTGCCGTTGCCCATCGCCAGGCCGTGCCCGACAAGCTGGATCATCTCGATGTCGTTTTCGCCATCGCCGATGGCCATGACATGCGCCGGCTCGATCTTCATCTCCTTGAGGAGCAGCTTGAGGGCTGTGCCTTTCGACGCTCCCGTGGGCAGCAGTTCGACCGCTTCGGGGATCGCTTGAGTCAAGCGTGCCGATCCGCCGATCATGTGGCCGAGCTGCCAGCGCAGGTGCGTGATCTGCTCGACCGAGCCGCCGCAGAACATCACCTTGTTGATCGGCGTCGTGTCCAGCAGATTCTGAAGCGGGCCGACGACTTCCGGCAGCGGTTCGTCGTAGTGCTCGGTCAGCACGCGCGCCTCGGTAGTCATCCGGCGGGCGAGGATGCGCTTACCGCTGTAGCCAATGGCCTGCAGGCCGCGGTCTTCGACAAACGTGATGACCCGGCGCAGCAGATCGACGTCCAAGGTGCCGAGGTGCTTTTCGGTGCCGTCCGGGTAGGTGATGACCAGCCCCTGCACGAAGATGCCGGGTGTCGTGAAGCCGACTTTCTTGTAGATCACGTCGGCGGAGTTGCGTGTCTTGCCGGTGGCGATCACGATGTGGACGCCCTGCTCGTGGGCGCGCTTGACCGCGTCGGCGGTCTTGTCGGTGAGCTTGTTCTTCGACGTCATGATGGTACCGTCGACGTCGATGGCTACGAGCTTGATGTCGGGCTGATTCGGCATGCTCCCTCAGATCGTTAGTCGACCCGGACGACCGAATTGTCGCCGAGGTTCATCTTGTAGGCATTGGGTTTGGTGTTGTTGCGCGTCAGCGTCACCTTGCGCCCAATCAGGCTTTCCTGCAACCGCGCCGGCAGGTCGGTGATGCTCGACTCTTCGAGCACGATGCTGCGCTCGATTTCGCAGTTGCGGACGGTCACGTGGTGGTAGATGCTGGTGAACGGGCCGACGTAGCTGTCTTCGATGACGGTATGCTCGCCGATGATCGCCGGGCCGCGAACGGTGCTGTTGATGATGCGCGCTCCGGCCTGAATGGTCACGCGCTTGTCGATCTCGCTGTTGACGATCTCGACATCCGGTGCGATGGCGGGGCGCAGCTCATCCAACACCGCGGCGTTGGCCTCCAGCATGTCGATCGGCTTGCCGGTATCGTACCACCACCCGCCGTGGACGTACGGAAACACCGAGCGACCGTGGTCGATCAACCACTGAATTGCGTCGGTGATCTCGTACTCGCCGCGCTTGGAGGGTTGGATCGAGTTCACGGCTTCGAAAATGGTTGGGTCGAACATATAGATTCCGACCAGCGCCAGATTGCTCGGCGGGTCTTGCGGCTTTTCGATCAGGCGGCGAATGCTGCCATCCTCGCGCAGGTCGGCGACTCCGTAGCTGCGCGGGTTTTGGACCGCCTTGAGCACGATCTGGCTGTTCCATGCGCTGTCGGCAAAGTCGCGGATCAGGGTATGAATGCCGCCCTCGATGCAGTTGTCGCCGAGGAACATGACAAACCGGTCGTCGCCCAAAAACGGTTCCGAAATCTTGACCGCATGCGCCAGTCCATCGGGACTGGGCTGTTTGATGTAGGTGAGGTTG
This window contains:
- a CDS encoding nucleotide sugar dehydrogenase, producing MSHKEELLRRIGTRDARVGIVGLGYVGLPLAVEFAEVGFHVVGVDVSAEKVALLNSGKSYVGDIPSERLAPLVQSGKFVASTNYRDLETVDAISICVPTPLRKTKDPDMSYVIQSLEAVAEVAHEGLLVVLESTTYPGTTDELIEPKFRDAGFKAGEDVFVAFSPERIDPSNPTYGVRNTPKVVGGVTPACTEVAVALYSTAVDHVIPVSSPTSAEMVKLLENTFRAVNIGLVNEIALMCDRLGVNVWEVIEAAKSKPFGFMPFYPGPGLGGHCIPIDPLYLSWKLKTLNYTARFIELASEINTSMPKYVVTKVSDALNDDGKAVRGSRVVVLGVAYKKDVDDVRESPALDVLQLLIEKGANVVYHDPHVSSLRLEDGRKLSSTPYSDALLAEADCVVVVTDHTAIDYTHVKSTARLVVDSRNALAKAVGSARVVSL
- a CDS encoding DUF554 domain-containing protein, with the protein product MGGTLLNALTVLIGSVLGMLIGDRFPTRVRETVVTGLGLVTLIVGISNGQSSGNIVIPLFSIAIGGLLGEWLRIDAALDRLAAWLQRRVGGRSSADTDDAQAINSARQRFITGFVTASLLFCVGPLTILGSIQDGMGLPIGFEQLLIKSVLDGFAALALAASFGLGVVFTVFTVLIVQGGLALVGSFAGQFMSEMMVTEMTATGGLILIGLALILLDIKRPRVANFLPALLIAPLIVAAATALGIDIYPFS
- the rfbB gene encoding dTDP-glucose 4,6-dehydratase → MKNILVTGAAGFIGSAFARYMVETYPHYNIIVLDKLTYAGNLDNLLPIDDEENYRFERADIADRAAVSHILKQYDIDTIVNFAAESHVDRSILAPDAFVHTDVVGVYILLDEGKKHGIGRFLQVSTDEVYGDIVSGLSVEDDRFLPNSPYAAAKAGGELMVRSYQVTHGMDTVITRGSNTFGPYQYPEKLLPLFITEAIDERPLPVYGDGRQMRDWLYVEDHVTGIDVALHHGKSGEAYNIAGENTQFNIDVVHAMLDAVGKPRSLIRHVPDREGHDRRYAMDAAKLRALGWKRQWDWPRALQATVDWYVNNEWWWRKIKTGEYLEYFKRQYAERLANSSASE
- a CDS encoding HAD family hydrolase → MPNQPDIKLVAIDVDGTIMTSKNKLTDKTADAVKRAHEQGVHIVIATGKTRNSADVIYKKVGFTTPGIFVQGLVITYPDGTEKHLGTLDVDLLRRVITFVEDRGLQAIGYSGKRILARRMTTEARVLTEHYDEPLPEVVGPLQNLLDTTPINKVMFCGGSVEQITHLRWQLGHMIGGSARLTQAIPEAVELLPTGASKGTALKLLLKEMKIEPAHVMAIGDGENDIEMIQLVGHGLAMGNGNAKLKAAAKAVLPSNDEDGVAEALLTHVLKKDEPKASTTAPKKKGSDS
- a CDS encoding glucose-1-phosphate thymidylyltransferase, with protein sequence MKGLILSGGKGTRLYPLTYTLAKQLVPLANKPVLVRVIETIRDAGVTDIGIVVGDPTADEIMHRVGNGDAFGVNLTYIKQPSPDGLAHAVKISEPFLGDDRFVMFLGDNCIEGGIHTLIRDFADSAWNSQIVLKAVQNPRSYGVADLREDGSIRRLIEKPQDPPSNLALVGIYMFDPTIFEAVNSIQPSKRGEYEITDAIQWLIDHGRSVFPYVHGGWWYDTGKPIDMLEANAAVLDELRPAIAPDVEIVNSEIDKRVTIQAGARIINSTVRGPAIIGEHTVIEDSYVGPFTSIYHHVTVRNCEIERSIVLEESSITDLPARLQESLIGRKVTLTRNNTKPNAYKMNLGDNSVVRVD